A single genomic interval of Helianthus annuus cultivar XRQ/B chromosome 13, HanXRQr2.0-SUNRISE, whole genome shotgun sequence harbors:
- the LOC110898081 gene encoding phytosulfokines 5 has product MKHTFRCTVSFLFFLSLTSARFLHTKPGENMMKKLDEPINTSGSENPLVDFHSFNEDMGLEECGSGDEECLKRRVLAVADAHLDYIYTQHHKP; this is encoded by the exons ATGAAGCACACCTTCCGTTGTACTGTTTCTTTCCTCTTCTTTCTCTCCCTCACTTCTGCTCGTTTCTTGCACACCAAACCAG GTGAAAACATGATGAAAAAACTTGATGAACCCATCAACACTAGTGGCAGTGAAAACCCTCTTGTTGATTTTCACTCCTTCAAT GAGGATATGGGGTTGGAAGAGTGTGGAAGTGGAGATGAAGAGTGTTTAAAGagaagagttcttgcagttgcagATGCTCATTTGGACTATATTTACACCCAGCACCATAAACCTTGA